The Flavobacterium faecale genomic sequence AACTCTTTGCTACGATCGTCATAAGTAACTTTTAAGCCTGCCTCTCCTTGTTTTTCATGCTTCTTCTTCCAACTATACAAACTTCCTGTACTAACACTGTATTTACGACAGGTTTCTACAACGCCTAATTCTTCGCAAGAAGATAAAATTTCTAACTTCTCTTCTAAACTCCATTTCTTGTATTTCATATCTCAAATGTACTATTTGAAATTTAGAATATCACTCTGAACTTATAAGGGGCTAAAATAACTAGGCTGCAGCAGTCAAAAAACTGCACAACTAGCAGACAACGATACCGGAAAGGGAGACACACGCACACATGAAGTGAATATGATTGATGATAACACTTATTTGTTAACTGAAAGCGCAACCGATAAAACCTATGGTTACACAAAAGAAAACCCCATAAAAGTAGGCGGTGTAAAAGATAAAACGGGTCCTAAAAATGAACGTCGATTTTTGAATGCGCTCTTTGGTCCAAATGATAAAATGACAACCTACTTTAGAGCAGGAAGTTGCTGTCCGTTTAAATCTCCTAACGGTTTTATAAACAATTTAGGCATGCTTGATCGCTATAGAATCACAGAAATAGGAAGCAAAGATACTCTTGACATTTTTATCAATATGTATGATGAAGGAGATTTACTGGTTCCACAAGGATTGAAGGCACAGCAACCCAAATAGTAGTAAAAAAAAACACCCAATAACAATCGTATTAAAACGCTTTGTTATTGGGTGTTAAAATTTTAAAAGCTGTTATTAATTGTAACCAGCATTTTGAGTAATCGTAATAGTATTGTTAGTATCCAATTCTATTTGCGGAATCGGCAATAACATACTGTTAGCATTTACTCTTGAGGTTAAAATAGCAGGAGTAACATTTGCAGCATTGTCTGTATAAAATGAATATAGCAATGGTTGCATATCAATTATAAGATGTTGTCTCATCACATCTACAACATTGATCGTTGATAGTGTAGTACTATAACGCAACAAATCATACCATCTTTGATTTTCCCCAGCAAATTCCCAACGTCTTTCATTTGCTAGTGCAAGATTAAACTTAGCATCAGTATCAATATTACTTGCTACTAGTGATGTTAACCCAGTCGCTCTTGTTCTAATTTTGTTCATATAAATCAAAGAATTAGCATCTCCTTTACCTGCCGCTTCAGCATACATTAATAATACATCTGCATATCTAATAATTGGGAAATCAAATTCTGAATCATACTTCACAGTTTGTGCTGCATGAAATTTAGTGTAATACAATTTTCTAGGCAAAGAAATATCGGCAGATTGCGCAACAAATGCTCTACGACCATCCGTAGCATTGAAAGAATTATACAATTCAACAGTTGGAGCATTGTCACCTTGATTTCCTGAAACAGTTACCCCACCTGTAGTTGCATTTGGTGCAAAGTCAGAAGTGAAAGGAGAGCCCAAACCTATGTTTCCTGTTTTGTAACGTATTGTAAACAAAATTTCTTTGTTTAACTCATTAGTTGTAGCATATACTCGAGAAGCAGTTGTTTCTAAATCATATCCACTATTAGCAATAATATCAGTTGTTAAAGCTAAAGATTCTGCCTTGCGACCTAAAGTTAAATATACCTTAGCCAATAAAGCTTTAGCAGCCCAAACATTTGCTTTTCCAGCATTTGCAGCTGTAATATTAGCATACTTTGCAGCGTTACCATTAGCAATAGAACTTTGTAGATCGGCAATAATTAAATTATAAACAGAAGCTTGATCAGCACGATTCAAAATAGAAGCGTCGCTACGAGTTACTGGTTCGTGAACTAAGAAAACATCACCAAAAAGACGTACTAAATTAAAATAGTGGTACGCGCGTAAAAAACAAGCTTGCGAAGCCACATCTTTGATATCAGCAGCTGATGCATTTATTGAGTTACCGCCATAAACGACAGCAGTACCGTTATAGTTAACATTCATTTTGTCCAAAAGAATGTTGTTGTTCTTGATATTTACATAAGTGTAGTACCAAAAGTTCTTCAAATTGGTATCGTTTGTACCTACAAAAAATGCATCATAAGACAAAAAGAAAATGTTATCTACAGAGGTGGTAGCGATTTGATTCATCGCTGTGTTGTCTGAACGTAATTCTGTAAATTTCCATTCTTCCGCTGCAGGAGCTCTCATACCCGCATAA encodes the following:
- a CDS encoding transposase, translated to MKYKKWSLEEKLEILSSCEELGVVETCRKYSVSTGSLYSWKKKHEKQGEAGLKVTYDDRSKELKQAEEENRILRKLLANKEIELEIGRELLKKKFGTSDPRKI
- a CDS encoding 2-dehydro-3-deoxyphosphooctonate aldolase: MIDDNTYLLTESATDKTYGYTKENPIKVGGVKDKTGPKNERRFLNALFGPNDKMTTYFRAGSCCPFKSPNGFINNLGMLDRYRITEIGSKDTLDIFINMYDEGDLLVPQGLKAQQPK
- a CDS encoding RagB/SusD family nutrient uptake outer membrane protein, producing MKTYKYFIGALMLGLTSCSDSFIDIAPQSYITEAVFFSNTAELNTALNACYAGMRAPAAEEWKFTELRSDNTAMNQIATTSVDNIFFLSYDAFFVGTNDTNLKNFWYYTYVNIKNNNILLDKMNVNYNGTAVVYGGNSINASAADIKDVASQACFLRAYHYFNLVRLFGDVFLVHEPVTRSDASILNRADQASVYNLIIADLQSSIANGNAAKYANITAANAGKANVWAAKALLAKVYLTLGRKAESLALTTDIIANSGYDLETTASRVYATTNELNKEILFTIRYKTGNIGLGSPFTSDFAPNATTGGVTVSGNQGDNAPTVELYNSFNATDGRRAFVAQSADISLPRKLYYTKFHAAQTVKYDSEFDFPIIRYADVLLMYAEAAGKGDANSLIYMNKIRTRATGLTSLVASNIDTDAKFNLALANERRWEFAGENQRWYDLLRYSTTLSTINVVDVMRQHLIIDMQPLLYSFYTDNAANVTPAILTSRVNANSMLLPIPQIELDTNNTITITQNAGYN